A stretch of Halocalculus aciditolerans DNA encodes these proteins:
- a CDS encoding excinuclease ABC subunit C: MDAAGLRGRAGEVPREPGVYQFLDGEGRTLYVGKAVDLRSRVRSYADPRSARIGQMVERAAALDFTVTDTETQALLLEANLIKRHQPRYNVRLRDDKSYPLVQLTGHDFPRIEVTRDPDDGATAFGPYTDLGRVETVVKAAREVYGLRGCSDHKFSGRDRPCLDHDIGLCTAPCTGEIGAEAYLDDVESVKRFFEGETGALADPLERRMAAAAEREEFERAANFRDRLEAVRAFHGGGGEAVSGGSHERHVDVLGVAIEGDAAVVARLHSEGGQLVERDQHRLAAPEGEERVAAVLAAFVPQYYAERDLPDALLLPEDPGDADLANWLEAEGVAVRVPGAGREAKLVDLALKNAHRRAGSRDELGALRDALGLDRRPTRIEGFDVSHAQGKAVVGSDVTFVEGTPEKSDYRRKKLGEENDDYANMKRLLRWRAERAVSGEDDRPDPDLLLIDGGRGQLTAAQEALDGVGWDVPAVGLAKQEETVVTAASEYDWASDAPELHVLQRVRDEAHRFAVQYHQTLRDEVSTALDDVDGVGPELRKRLLRRFGSVENVRAASVEELRSVTGVGEETAETIAGRL, from the coding sequence ATGGACGCGGCTGGGTTGCGGGGGCGCGCCGGGGAGGTACCGAGAGAGCCCGGCGTCTATCAGTTCCTGGACGGGGAGGGGCGGACGCTCTACGTGGGGAAGGCGGTGGACCTGCGGTCGCGGGTGCGGTCGTACGCGGACCCGCGGTCGGCGCGTATCGGGCAGATGGTCGAGCGCGCGGCGGCGCTCGACTTCACGGTGACGGACACGGAGACGCAGGCCCTGTTGCTCGAGGCGAACCTCATCAAGCGCCATCAGCCGCGGTACAACGTGCGGCTGCGGGACGATAAGTCGTATCCGCTCGTGCAGTTGACGGGCCACGACTTCCCGCGTATCGAGGTGACGCGAGACCCCGACGACGGGGCGACGGCGTTCGGGCCGTACACGGACCTCGGGCGGGTGGAGACGGTGGTGAAGGCGGCGCGGGAGGTGTACGGCCTCCGGGGGTGTTCGGACCACAAGTTCTCGGGGCGCGACCGGCCGTGCCTCGACCACGACATCGGGCTCTGTACCGCGCCGTGTACGGGCGAAATCGGCGCGGAGGCGTATCTCGACGACGTCGAATCAGTGAAGCGGTTCTTCGAGGGGGAGACGGGCGCGCTGGCGGATCCGCTGGAGCGGCGGATGGCGGCGGCGGCAGAGCGCGAGGAGTTCGAGCGGGCGGCGAACTTCCGTGACCGGCTCGAAGCGGTGCGGGCGTTCCACGGCGGCGGCGGGGAGGCGGTCTCGGGTGGGAGTCACGAGCGGCACGTGGACGTGCTCGGTGTCGCTATCGAGGGCGACGCGGCGGTAGTCGCGCGCCTGCACAGCGAGGGCGGGCAGTTGGTGGAGCGCGACCAGCACCGGCTCGCCGCGCCCGAGGGCGAGGAGCGCGTCGCGGCCGTGCTCGCGGCGTTCGTCCCGCAGTACTACGCGGAGCGCGACCTGCCGGACGCGCTGCTGCTGCCGGAGGACCCGGGGGACGCGGACCTCGCGAACTGGCTCGAAGCCGAAGGCGTCGCCGTGCGGGTGCCGGGCGCGGGGAGAGAGGCGAAGCTCGTGGATTTGGCGTTGAAGAACGCGCACCGGCGGGCGGGGAGTCGGGACGAGCTCGGCGCGCTCCGGGACGCGCTCGGCCTCGACCGCCGGCCGACGCGCATCGAGGGGTTCGACGTGAGTCACGCGCAGGGGAAGGCCGTGGTGGGGAGCGACGTGACGTTCGTCGAAGGCACCCCGGAGAAATCCGACTACCGGCGGAAGAAGCTCGGGGAGGAGAACGACGATTACGCGAACATGAAGCGGCTGCTGCGGTGGCGCGCGGAGCGCGCCGTCTCCGGCGAGGACGACCGTCCGGACCCCGACCTCCTGCTCATCGACGGCGGGCGCGGCCAGCTGACGGCGGCGCAAGAAGCACTGGACGGGGTGGGATGGGACGTTCCCGCGGTCGGCCTGGCGAAGCAGGAGGAGACCGTGGTGACGGCGGCGAGCGAGTACGACTGGGCGAGCGACGCCCCGGAGCTTCACGTGCTCCAGCGCGTGCGCGACGAAGCCCACCGGTTCGCCGTGCAGTACCACCAGACGCTCCGCGACGAGGTGTCGACGGCGCTCGACGACGTCGACGGCGTCGGCCCGGAACTCAGGAAGCGCCTCCTGCGGCGGTTCGGGAGCGTGGAGAACGTGCGGGCGGCGAGCGTGGAGGAACTCCGGAGCGTGACGGGCGTCGGCGAGGAGACGGCAGAAACCATCGCCGGTCGCCTCTGA
- a CDS encoding ABC transporter ATP-binding protein: MTAIELDGVRKEYGDVVALQGLDLEVDEGEVFGFLGPNGAGKSTTINVLLDFVRPTDGSATVFGLDAQAESVAVRERTGVLPEGFSTYDRLTGRQHVSFAVESKGADDDPDALLERVGLGDAGDRKAGGYSKGMRQRLALAMALSGDPDLLVLDEPSSGLDPAGAKEMRDIVRAEADSGTTVFFSSHVLGQVEAICDRVGILQEGEVVAVDTIENLRESVAADAALHVTGDIPDAALDAARAAPGVTAATRTDHGVTVSCDDDTKIDALVALRDAGATVASFRTEEASLEDLFLTLTENADDADDADSADGAAAADAPDATAGGESA; this comes from the coding sequence ATGACCGCTATCGAACTCGACGGCGTCCGGAAGGAGTACGGGGACGTCGTCGCCCTCCAGGGTCTCGACCTCGAAGTCGACGAGGGCGAAGTCTTCGGCTTCTTGGGGCCGAACGGCGCGGGGAAGTCGACGACCATCAACGTCCTCCTCGACTTCGTCCGGCCGACCGACGGGTCGGCGACGGTGTTCGGGCTGGACGCACAAGCGGAGAGCGTCGCCGTCCGCGAGCGAACCGGCGTGCTCCCCGAGGGCTTCTCCACCTACGACCGCTTGACGGGCCGCCAACACGTCTCGTTCGCCGTGGAGTCGAAGGGCGCGGACGACGACCCGGACGCCCTCTTAGAGCGCGTCGGCCTCGGAGACGCCGGCGACCGGAAGGCCGGCGGCTACTCGAAGGGGATGCGTCAGCGCCTCGCGCTCGCGATGGCGCTCTCCGGCGACCCCGACCTCCTCGTCCTCGACGAGCCCTCCTCGGGGCTCGACCCCGCCGGCGCGAAGGAGATGCGGGACATCGTCCGCGCGGAAGCCGACTCGGGGACGACCGTCTTCTTCTCCAGCCACGTCCTCGGCCAGGTCGAAGCCATCTGCGACCGCGTCGGCATCCTCCAGGAGGGCGAAGTCGTCGCCGTCGACACCATCGAGAACCTCCGCGAGAGCGTCGCCGCCGACGCCGCCCTCCACGTCACCGGCGACATCCCCGACGCCGCGCTCGACGCCGCCCGCGCCGCGCCCGGCGTCACCGCCGCCACCCGAACCGACCACGGCGTCACCGTCTCCTGCGACGACGACACCAAAATCGACGCGCTCGTCGCGCTCCGCGACGCCGGCGCGACCGTCGCCTCCTTCCGCACCGAGGAAGCCAGCCTCGAAGACCTCTTCCTCACCCTCACCGAGAACGCCGACGACGCCGACGACGCCGACAGTGCTGACGGCGCTGCTGCCGCCGACGCGCCCGACGCGACCGCCGGAGGTGAGTCCGCATGA
- a CDS encoding ABC transporter permease subunit: protein MSWDAVARKDYADAVRSKWVWGVAVFLTLIVTLVAYFVGADSSNQVLNPLLSFVVTPLIPLVSLIVAYSAIVGERESGSLKLLLSLPNSRADVVVGKLVGRTAAVATPIVLGLLVPFLAFLIAPTRLDAPAYVGFVALTVVLATAYVSIAVGASAAVSSRIRAMALAVVLYFIFVPLWNAVQLPLRFYLLFSGGNFPVDPQLVYQLLGTLNPGGAYKQLTNAVLAGDFSGQWLPLSAAVLLAWIIVPPALGLLAFERADL, encoded by the coding sequence ATGAGCTGGGACGCCGTCGCCCGGAAGGATTACGCCGACGCCGTCCGCTCGAAGTGGGTCTGGGGCGTCGCCGTCTTCCTCACCCTCATCGTCACGCTCGTCGCCTACTTCGTCGGCGCTGACTCCTCCAATCAGGTCCTCAACCCCCTCCTCTCCTTCGTCGTCACCCCGCTCATCCCGCTCGTCTCACTCATCGTCGCCTACAGCGCCATCGTCGGCGAGCGCGAATCCGGGAGCCTCAAACTCCTCCTCTCCCTCCCGAACTCCCGCGCCGACGTCGTCGTCGGGAAGCTCGTCGGCCGCACCGCCGCCGTCGCCACCCCCATCGTCCTCGGCCTCCTCGTCCCCTTCCTCGCCTTCCTCATCGCCCCGACCAGACTCGACGCCCCCGCCTACGTCGGCTTCGTCGCCCTCACCGTCGTCCTCGCCACCGCCTACGTCTCCATCGCCGTCGGCGCGTCCGCCGCCGTCTCCTCCCGCATCCGCGCCATGGCGCTCGCCGTCGTCCTCTACTTCATCTTCGTCCCCCTCTGGAACGCCGTCCAACTCCCCCTCCGCTTCTACCTCCTCTTCAGCGGCGGGAACTTCCCCGTCGACCCCCAGCTCGTCTACCAGCTCCTCGGCACCCTCAACCCCGGCGGCGCGTACAAACAGCTCACCAACGCCGTCCTCGCCGGCGACTTCTCCGGGCAGTGGCTCCCGCTCTCCGCCGCCGTCCTCCTCGCCTGGATCATCGTCCCGCCCGCCCTCGGCCTCCTCGCGTTCGAACGCGCCGATCTCTAG
- the ligA gene encoding NAD-dependent DNA ligase LigA, with protein MSESDVEGADEVRDDNPYIAEPSLDFTAVDDLSEAAAREQAAALREAIRFHDYRYYVRNDPVIDDRAYDRLFERLEALEDAFDLETENSPTRRVGGEPVEELGEVEHVAPMLSIDASVEADDVREFDARVRREVGDVEYTCEPKFDGLSVEVVYEDGEYVRAATRGNGDVGEDVTENVRTIESIPEVLRGDHPDFLAVRGEVYMPRDAFQEHNAELVERGDEPFANPRNAAAGSLRQLDPSVTAERPLDCFFYDVLGAWNGPGEESADDASEATASRGARELSGLETHHDEHEQFADWGLKPVEEEWYALVDDVEDAIAFRDDLLDAREDLNYEIDGTVFKVNDREACEELGTTSRHYRWAFAHKFPARSEVTTIEDVVVQVGRTGRLTPVALLEPVEVGGVTVSRASLHNQEEIAAKDIGVGDEVRVERAGDVIPYVDEVVEKRAEGYYEMPDSCPVCGSDTEYDGPIAYCTGGISCPAQLVRAVTYFASDDGLDVEGLGEEAAETLVDEGLVERDVADLYDLTMDDLVDLDGWGETSARNLLDELETSKRPPLDEFITAIGIPEVGPTVARDLARYFGDLDSILDADREDFQEVDGVGPTVAGHIAEFLGNERNREVIARLRERGVDPEPFETEGGEELDGLTFVFTGSVEGWTRGDLQDLVEAHGGNATSSVSGNTDYLVAGENPGASKTNAADEEGIPVLSPGEFFGLLEERGVDVEA; from the coding sequence ATGAGCGAATCGGACGTCGAGGGCGCGGACGAGGTGCGCGATGACAACCCCTATATCGCGGAGCCGTCCCTCGACTTCACGGCCGTCGACGACCTGAGCGAAGCGGCGGCGCGCGAGCAAGCCGCGGCGTTACGGGAGGCGATTCGGTTCCACGACTACCGGTACTACGTCCGCAACGACCCAGTCATCGACGACCGGGCGTACGACCGGCTCTTCGAGCGCCTCGAAGCCTTGGAGGACGCGTTCGACCTGGAGACGGAGAACTCGCCGACCCGGCGAGTTGGCGGCGAGCCCGTCGAGGAGCTGGGCGAGGTGGAGCACGTCGCGCCGATGCTCTCCATCGACGCGAGCGTCGAGGCGGACGACGTCCGGGAGTTCGACGCGCGCGTTCGCCGGGAAGTCGGCGACGTCGAGTACACGTGTGAGCCGAAGTTCGACGGGCTGTCGGTCGAGGTGGTCTACGAGGACGGCGAGTACGTTCGCGCGGCGACCCGCGGGAACGGCGACGTCGGCGAGGACGTGACGGAGAACGTCCGAACCATCGAATCCATCCCCGAAGTCCTCCGGGGCGACCACCCCGACTTCCTCGCGGTGCGCGGCGAGGTCTACATGCCGCGGGACGCCTTCCAAGAGCACAACGCCGAACTCGTCGAGCGAGGCGACGAGCCGTTCGCGAACCCGCGGAACGCCGCTGCGGGGAGCCTCCGTCAACTCGACCCCTCGGTGACGGCGGAGCGCCCGCTCGACTGCTTCTTCTACGACGTCCTCGGGGCGTGGAACGGCCCGGGAGAGGAGTCCGCGGACGACGCGAGCGAGGCGACGGCGAGCCGCGGCGCACGGGAGCTATCGGGCCTCGAAACGCATCACGACGAGCACGAGCAGTTCGCCGACTGGGGGCTGAAGCCAGTAGAAGAAGAGTGGTACGCGCTCGTCGACGACGTCGAGGACGCCATCGCGTTCCGCGACGACCTGCTGGACGCGCGCGAGGACTTGAACTACGAGATCGACGGCACCGTCTTCAAGGTGAACGACCGCGAGGCCTGCGAGGAGTTGGGGACGACGTCGCGGCATTACCGGTGGGCGTTCGCGCACAAGTTCCCCGCGCGCTCCGAGGTGACGACCATCGAGGACGTCGTCGTGCAGGTAGGGAGAACGGGTCGCCTCACGCCCGTCGCGCTCCTCGAACCCGTCGAAGTCGGCGGCGTGACCGTCTCGCGCGCGAGCCTCCACAATCAGGAGGAGATCGCGGCGAAGGACATCGGCGTCGGCGACGAAGTCCGCGTGGAGCGCGCGGGCGACGTCATCCCCTACGTCGACGAAGTCGTCGAGAAACGGGCCGAGGGATACTACGAGATGCCCGACTCGTGCCCGGTCTGCGGGAGCGACACCGAGTACGACGGCCCCATCGCCTACTGCACCGGCGGCATCTCGTGTCCCGCCCAGCTCGTCCGCGCGGTGACGTACTTCGCGAGCGACGACGGCCTCGACGTCGAGGGGCTCGGCGAGGAGGCCGCGGAGACCCTCGTCGACGAAGGCCTCGTGGAACGGGACGTCGCCGACCTCTACGACCTCACGATGGACGACCTCGTCGACCTCGACGGCTGGGGCGAGACGAGCGCGCGGAACCTCCTCGACGAACTCGAAACGTCGAAACGCCCACCGCTCGACGAGTTTATCACTGCTATCGGCATCCCCGAGGTCGGCCCGACGGTCGCGCGCGACCTCGCCCGCTACTTCGGCGACCTCGACAGCATCCTCGACGCCGACCGAGAGGACTTCCAGGAAGTCGACGGCGTCGGCCCGACCGTCGCCGGTCACATCGCCGAGTTCCTCGGGAACGAGCGGAACCGCGAGGTCATCGCGCGCCTCCGCGAGCGCGGCGTCGACCCCGAGCCCTTCGAGACCGAGGGCGGCGAGGAACTCGACGGCCTCACGTTCGTCTTCACCGGGAGCGTCGAGGGCTGGACGCGCGGCGACCTCCAAGACCTCGTCGAAGCCCACGGCGGCAACGCCACCTCCTCGGTGTCCGGAAACACTGACTACCTCGTCGCCGGCGAAAACCCCGGCGCGTCGAAGACGAACGCCGCCGACGAAGAGGGCATCCCCGTCCTCAGTCCAGGGGAGTTCTTCGGCCTGCTGGAGGAGCGCGGCGTCGACGTCGAGGCGTAG
- a CDS encoding cytochrome P450: MSQQARETPPGPDGRPFVGNTLQFADDPLTFIEDAAADYGPVAYYELGGEPIYQVSDPDLVEHVLVHNNQAYEKGEVFNNSLRPTLGNGLLTSEGEFWREQRHTMQPAFHPRMIQSYADTMVAYTERMLDDWTDGDVIDVHEEMMQLTVEIAAKTLFDVDIREEEEAIGDALAAVMDHSSNNLRRPISVPDWIPTKENRRFERALDDLNDVVDRIVHDYRNGEPRGTDDVDESRSDPSASQNASRSDDVVSLLLRADGPDGDGLSDEQIRDEIVTILLAGHETTALALTYTLHALGENPTQEDLLHAEVDGLDGAPGFGDLDALDYTDRAVTEGMRLYPPVWQLLREASEPDEIGGYRIPEGATVGVQQWVLHHDDRYYDDPWDFRPDRWTDDFKRNLPSYAYFPFGGGPRRCIGDRFALLEARLALATIARDWRTRPQHDLSFAPSITLRPDGAVEMRVERR, translated from the coding sequence ATGTCACAGCAGGCCCGCGAGACGCCGCCCGGCCCCGACGGCCGGCCGTTCGTCGGGAACACCCTCCAGTTCGCCGACGACCCGCTCACCTTCATCGAGGACGCCGCCGCCGACTACGGTCCCGTCGCCTACTACGAACTCGGCGGCGAACCCATCTACCAGGTCTCCGACCCCGACCTCGTCGAGCACGTCCTCGTCCACAACAACCAGGCCTACGAGAAAGGCGAGGTCTTCAACAACTCCCTCCGGCCGACGCTCGGGAACGGCCTCCTCACCAGCGAAGGCGAGTTCTGGCGCGAGCAGCGCCACACCATGCAGCCCGCCTTCCACCCGCGGATGATTCAGTCCTACGCGGACACGATGGTCGCCTACACCGAGCGGATGCTCGACGACTGGACGGACGGCGACGTCATCGACGTCCACGAGGAGATGATGCAGCTCACCGTCGAAATCGCGGCGAAGACGCTGTTCGACGTCGACATCCGCGAAGAAGAGGAAGCCATCGGGGACGCGCTGGCGGCCGTGATGGACCACTCCTCGAACAACCTCCGCCGCCCCATCTCCGTGCCGGACTGGATACCGACGAAGGAAAACCGGCGGTTCGAACGCGCGCTCGACGACCTGAACGACGTCGTCGACCGCATCGTCCACGACTACCGGAACGGCGAACCACGGGGGACAGATGACGTCGACGAATCGCGCAGCGATCCGTCTGCCAGTCAGAACGCATCGCGTTCTGACGACGTGGTGAGTCTCCTGCTGCGGGCGGACGGGCCGGACGGCGACGGCCTCTCGGACGAGCAGATTCGAGACGAAATCGTCACCATCCTGCTCGCCGGCCACGAGACGACGGCGCTCGCGCTCACCTACACGCTCCACGCGCTCGGCGAGAACCCCACGCAGGAAGACCTCCTGCACGCCGAAGTCGACGGCCTCGACGGCGCACCCGGGTTCGGCGACCTCGACGCGCTCGACTACACCGACCGCGCCGTCACGGAGGGGATGCGGCTCTATCCGCCCGTCTGGCAGCTCCTCCGCGAAGCCAGCGAGCCGGACGAAATCGGCGGCTACCGCATCCCGGAAGGCGCGACGGTCGGCGTCCAGCAGTGGGTGCTCCACCACGACGACCGCTACTACGACGACCCCTGGGACTTCCGCCCGGACCGCTGGACGGACGACTTCAAACGGAACCTCCCGAGCTACGCGTACTTCCCGTTCGGCGGCGGGCCGCGGCGCTGTATCGGCGACCGCTTCGCCCTCCTGGAGGCGCGCCTCGCGCTCGCCACCATCGCCCGCGACTGGCGGACGCGCCCCCAGCACGACCTCTCCTTCGCGCCCTCCATCACTCTCCGCCCGGACGGGGCGGTCGAGATGCGCGTCGAACGACGATAG
- a CDS encoding helix-turn-helix domain-containing protein: MKRLTLRIAAEEAFGRTHAALRTARTRGRLLALHLHDDAVVELCAFDGDPHAVAAALAADDAIRTADVVTAGGEPVRATDRRHPNDDADTDGPDSPAEPARTGTSPADASARTGGYAYVRVEPDATITELLSLLSEHGLLLDTPVDLGADAVTVDVVGTAAGIHAAADALPARVRETVTVEHLGGYTPEGGPLDRLTARQREVAAAAVAVGYYATPRRATIEDVAAEADCAPSTASEHLRKAEATVFRALLNDR, encoded by the coding sequence GTGAAACGCCTCACGCTCCGCATCGCCGCCGAGGAGGCGTTCGGCCGCACGCACGCCGCGCTCCGCACCGCCCGCACCCGCGGCCGCCTCCTCGCCCTCCACCTCCACGACGACGCCGTCGTCGAGCTCTGCGCCTTCGACGGCGACCCCCACGCCGTCGCCGCCGCCCTCGCAGCCGACGACGCCATCCGAACCGCCGACGTCGTCACCGCCGGCGGCGAACCCGTCCGAGCGACCGACCGGCGACACCCGAACGACGACGCCGACACCGACGGTCCCGACTCGCCCGCCGAACCGGCTCGTACTGGTACCTCGCCCGCTGACGCGTCGGCTCGTACTGGTGGCTACGCGTACGTCCGTGTCGAACCCGACGCGACCATCACCGAACTCCTCTCCCTGCTCTCCGAGCACGGCCTCCTCTTGGACACGCCGGTGGACCTCGGCGCGGACGCCGTCACCGTCGACGTCGTCGGAACGGCCGCCGGCATCCACGCCGCCGCGGACGCGCTTCCCGCGCGCGTCCGCGAGACCGTCACCGTCGAACACCTCGGCGGCTACACGCCCGAGGGCGGGCCGCTCGACCGGCTCACCGCCCGACAACGCGAGGTCGCCGCGGCCGCCGTCGCCGTCGGCTACTACGCCACGCCGCGGCGCGCGACTATCGAGGACGTCGCCGCCGAAGCCGACTGCGCGCCGTCGACGGCGTCCGAACACCTCCGGAAGGCCGAGGCCACCGTCTTCCGCGCGCTCTTAAACGACCGGTAA
- a CDS encoding O-acetylhomoserine aminocarboxypropyltransferase/cysteine synthase family protein — MTDEDARGFDTDAIHAGYGGDPASGAPVPPIHQTTSYAFEDADDAAARYALESDENIYSRISNPTVKALEDRLAALSNAAGAVATASGMAAFDAATFVLAAAGDNVVSAESIYGGTRAYLSHNASRRGIEARFVDTLDLDAYREAIDEDTAFVHLETIGNPSLVVPDIEAVADVAHEHGVPLVVDNTFATPALCRPLEHGADVVWHSTTKWLHGSGTTLGGVLLDGGDFDWDGYAEISEPNPAYHGMVLGERFPDAPFAAAVRHRATRSLGNAQKPFDAWQTIQGLETLPLRIDRHCENARIVADYLDDHDDVAWVNYPGLDDHATHGNAERYLDGGYGGMVSFGLEGVRGSDAPASEEEGSASDSGFDAGRRLCESADLASFLANVGDAKTLVIHPASTTHAQLSEEEQLAAGVPRDLVRLSVGIEDPEDILADLDRAIAEATR; from the coding sequence ATGACCGACGAGGACGCTCGCGGGTTCGACACGGACGCCATCCACGCCGGGTACGGCGGCGACCCCGCCTCCGGCGCGCCCGTGCCGCCCATCCACCAGACCACCTCCTACGCCTTCGAGGACGCCGACGACGCCGCCGCCCGCTACGCCCTCGAGAGCGACGAGAACATCTACTCCCGCATCAGCAACCCCACGGTGAAAGCCTTAGAGGACCGACTCGCCGCGCTCTCGAACGCCGCGGGCGCGGTCGCCACCGCGAGCGGGATGGCCGCGTTCGACGCCGCGACCTTCGTGCTCGCCGCCGCCGGCGACAACGTCGTCTCCGCGGAGAGCATCTACGGCGGCACCCGCGCCTACCTCTCGCACAACGCCAGTCGCCGCGGTATCGAGGCGCGCTTCGTCGACACTCTCGACCTCGACGCGTACCGGGAGGCCATCGACGAGGACACCGCGTTCGTCCACCTCGAAACAATCGGCAACCCGAGCCTCGTCGTCCCCGACATCGAGGCCGTCGCCGACGTGGCGCACGAGCACGGCGTCCCGCTCGTCGTCGACAACACCTTTGCGACTCCCGCGCTCTGCCGCCCCCTGGAGCACGGCGCGGACGTCGTCTGGCACTCCACGACCAAGTGGCTCCACGGCTCCGGCACCACGCTCGGCGGCGTCCTCCTCGACGGGGGCGACTTCGACTGGGACGGCTACGCGGAGATCTCCGAGCCGAACCCCGCCTACCACGGGATGGTGCTCGGCGAGCGCTTCCCCGACGCGCCGTTCGCCGCCGCCGTCCGCCACCGCGCGACGCGGAGCCTCGGAAACGCCCAGAAACCCTTCGACGCCTGGCAGACCATCCAGGGCCTCGAAACCCTCCCGCTCCGCATCGACCGTCACTGCGAGAACGCCCGCATCGTCGCGGACTACCTCGACGACCACGACGACGTCGCCTGGGTCAACTATCCCGGCCTCGACGACCACGCGACCCACGGGAACGCCGAGCGATACCTCGACGGCGGCTACGGCGGCATGGTCTCCTTCGGTCTGGAAGGCGTTCGCGGGAGCGACGCCCCCGCGAGCGAGGAGGAAGGCTCGGCTTCCGACAGTGGGTTCGACGCCGGCCGCCGCCTCTGCGAATCCGCCGACCTCGCGTCCTTCCTCGCGAACGTCGGCGACGCGAAGACGCTCGTCATCCACCCCGCGTCGACCACTCACGCCCAGCTCAGCGAGGAGGAACAGCTCGCCGCGGGCGTCCCCCGCGACCTCGTCCGACTCTCCGTCGGTATCGAAGACCCCGAAGACATCCTCGCCGACCTCGACCGCGCCATCGCGGAGGCCACACGATGA
- the metX gene encoding homoserine O-acetyltransferase MetX: MNHDTVTVEGFRFEHGGELDLDVAYAEWGSREDPTVLVCHALTGSQYVTGRAPDGVSGQAAGWWDAVVGPGNAIDTRRFHVVCANVPGSCYGTTGPASTDENGDRYGLDFPRVTVGDWTRSQAAVLDHLGVDTLHAVVGGSVGGMNAVDWAKRYPERVERVVGVATAARLDAQCLALNTVARRAITGDPDFQDGDYYGDASPTHGLAQARRVGHVMYLSKDSMRDRFGRRTATRSSPDEHDEPVYREVASYLDYNAERFTERFDANAYLRLLDAMDDYDLASGFPTTADALAGFDGDALLLSIRGDWHFTVEDSEHLADAFDDAGVPTTHRVLDSDYGHDAFLVEPDRVSPPVRAFLRDDDTEPDYPRVCTGLISAP, translated from the coding sequence ATGAACCACGACACCGTCACCGTCGAGGGGTTCCGCTTCGAGCACGGCGGCGAACTCGACCTCGACGTCGCCTACGCCGAATGGGGGTCCCGCGAGGACCCGACCGTCCTCGTCTGCCACGCGCTCACCGGCAGCCAGTACGTCACCGGCCGCGCGCCCGACGGAGTTTCCGGGCAGGCCGCCGGCTGGTGGGACGCCGTCGTCGGCCCCGGGAACGCCATCGACACTCGCCGGTTCCACGTCGTCTGCGCGAACGTTCCTGGGTCTTGCTACGGGACTACCGGTCCCGCGAGCACGGACGAGAACGGCGACCGCTACGGCCTCGACTTCCCCCGCGTCACCGTCGGCGACTGGACGCGCTCGCAGGCCGCCGTCCTCGACCACCTCGGCGTCGACACCCTCCACGCCGTCGTCGGCGGGAGCGTCGGCGGCATGAACGCCGTCGACTGGGCGAAACGCTACCCCGAGCGCGTCGAACGCGTCGTCGGCGTCGCCACCGCCGCCCGCCTCGACGCCCAGTGCCTCGCCCTCAACACCGTCGCCCGACGCGCGATTACGGGCGACCCCGACTTCCAGGACGGCGACTACTACGGCGACGCCTCCCCGACTCACGGCCTCGCGCAGGCCCGCCGCGTCGGCCACGTCATGTACCTCTCCAAGGACTCGATGCGCGACCGCTTCGGCCGCCGCACCGCCACCCGCAGCAGCCCCGACGAACACGACGAACCCGTCTACCGCGAGGTCGCCTCCTACCTCGACTACAACGCCGAGCGCTTCACCGAGCGCTTCGACGCCAACGCCTACCTCCGCCTCCTCGACGCCATGGACGACTACGACCTCGCCAGCGGCTTTCCCACGACCGCCGACGCCCTCGCCGGCTTCGACGGCGACGCCCTCCTCCTCTCCATCCGCGGCGACTGGCACTTCACCGTCGAGGACTCCGAGCACCTCGCCGACGCCTTCGACGACGCCGGCGTCCCGACGACGCACCGCGTCCTCGACTCCGACTACGGCCACGACGCCTTCCTCGTCGAACCCGACCGCGTCTCACCGCCCGTCCGCGCCTTCCTCCGCGACGACGACACCGAACCCGACTACCCCCGCGTCTGCACCGGCCTCATCTCCGCGCCCTGA